One Miscanthus floridulus cultivar M001 chromosome 11, ASM1932011v1, whole genome shotgun sequence DNA window includes the following coding sequences:
- the LOC136493053 gene encoding nucleotide pyrophosphatase/phosphodiesterase-like isoform X1 → MRPEGAARLACLLLLAAAAAGHGGVQPLSRIAIHRARVALDASAAVRASPDLLGTKGEGTAWVNVDFVIPHPSDDDWIGVFSPSNFNASTCPGSHGSGPGPVICSAPIKYQFTNYSSDYGKSGKGALKFQLINQRQDFSFALFTGGLSNPKLIAVSNAIAFANPKAPVYPRLAQGKSWNEMTVTWTSGYDINEAYPFVEWGIKWSPPVRTAAGTVTFDRDSICGDPARSVGWRDPGFIHTAFLTDLWPNKEYYYKIGHMLPDGSVVWGKLSSFKAPPYPGQKSLQRVVIFGDMGKAERDGSNEYANYQPGSLNTTDTLIKDLDNIDIVFHVGDITYANGYISQWDQFTQQVEEITSRVPYMIASGNHERDWPNSGSYFNGTDSGGECGVLAETMYYTPTENRANYWYSTDYGMFRFCVADSEHDWREGTEQYKFIENCLATVDRKKQPWLIFIAHRVLGYSSGFFYGRDGSFAEPMSRQSLQKLWQKYRVDLAFYGHVHNYERTCPVYEEQCMSSEKSHYSGTMNGTIHVVVGGGGSHLSNFTIQVPAWSVYREMDYGFVKLTAFNYSSLLYEYKRSSDGKVYDSFTMHREYRDVLACVKDSCPPTLKAT, encoded by the exons GGCGAAGGTACTGCCTGGGTGAACGTTGATTTTGTTATTCCCCATCCAAGTGATGATGATTGGATTGGCGTATTTTCTCCTTCAAACTTCAA CGCATCCACATGCCCTGGTTCTCACGGATCTGGCCCAGGTCCTGTGATATGTTCAGCACCAATAAAG TATCAGTTTACAAATTATTCATCAGATTATGGCAAGTCCGGGAAAGGGGCACTGAAGTTTCAGCTGATCAACCAGCGGCAAGacttttcatttgcattgttcACTGGTGGACTCTCGAAT CCGAAACTTATTGCAGTATCAAATGCTATTGCTTTTGCAAACCCAAAGGCTCCAGTTTATCCACGCCTAGCGCAAGGAAAATCCTGGAACGAG ATGACTGTAACATGGACAAGTGGCTATGATATCAATGAGGCATATCCCTTTGTCGAATGGGGAATAAAATGGAGCCCCCCGGTACGCACTGCAGCTGGCACTGTCACTTTTGATCGTGATAGCATCTGCG GAGATCCTGCTCGTTCTGTAGGTTGGAGAGATCCTGGTTTCATACACACAGCTTTCCTAACAGACTTGTGGCCAAATAAAGA GTACTACTACAAAATTGGGCATATGCTGCCAGATGGAAGTGTTGTTTGGGGCAAATTATCTTCCTTCAAAGCACCTCCTTATCCTGGTCAGAAGTCACTGCAGCGTGTTGTTATTTTCGGAGATATGGGAAAG GCTGAGAGGGATGGAAGCAACGAATACGCCAACTACCAGCCTGGGTCACTTAACACTACTGATACACTAATCAAGGACCTTGACAACATAGACATAGTGTTCCACGTTGGCGACATTACCTACGCCAATGGGTACATTTCACAATGGGATCAATTCACACAACAAGTGGAAGAGATCACTTCACGAGTCCCTTACATGATTGCGAG TGGGAATCATGAACGAGATTGGCCCAACAGTGGTTCATACTTCAATGGAACAGACTCTGGAGGGGAGTGTGGTGTGTTAGCTGAGACCATGTACTATACGCCTACAGAAAACAGAGCAAACTACTG GTACTCCACAGATTATGGCATGTTTCGGTTCTGCGTTGCGGACAGCGAGCACGACTGGCGGGAAGGCACGGAGCAGTACAAGTTCATCGAGAACTGCCTCGCCACGGTCGACCGGAAGAAACAGCCGTGGCTGATATTCATCGCTCATCGCGTCCTCGGCTACTCGTCCGGTTTCTTCTACGGCAGAGACGGATCGTTCGCTGAGCCAATGTCCCGGCAAAGCCTCCAGAAGCTCTGGCAGAAGTATAGGGTGGACTTGGCGTTCTACGGCCATGTCCACAACTACGAGAGGACATGCCCTGTCTATGAG GAACAATGCATGAGCTCAGAGAAGTCCCACTACTCGGGCACCATGAACGGCACCATCCACGTAGTCGTTGGGGGCGGCGGCAGCCACCTGAGCAACTTCACCATCCAGGTCCCGGCGTGGAGCGTCTACAGGGAGATGGACTACGGCTTTGTCAAGCTCACGGCATTCAACTACTCGTCCCTCCTCTACGAATACAAACGGTCCAGCGACGGCAAGGTGTACGATAGCTTCACTATGCACAGAGAGTACAGGGACGTGTTAGCGTGCGTCAAGGACAGCTGTCCTCCGACTTTAAAAGCGACATGA
- the LOC136493053 gene encoding nucleotide pyrophosphatase/phosphodiesterase-like isoform X2 → MRPEGAARLACLLLLAAAAAGHGGVQPLSRIAIHRARVALDASAAVRASPDLLGTKGEGTAWVNVDFVIPHPSDDDWIGVFSPSNFNASTCPGSHGSGPGPVICSAPIKYQFTNYSSDYGKSGKGALKFQLINQRQDFSFALFTGGLSNPKLIAVSNAIAFANPKAPVYPRLAQGKSWNEMTVTWTSGYDINEAYPFVEWGIKWSPPVRTAAGTVTFDRDSICGWRDPGFIHTAFLTDLWPNKEYYYKIGHMLPDGSVVWGKLSSFKAPPYPGQKSLQRVVIFGDMGKAERDGSNEYANYQPGSLNTTDTLIKDLDNIDIVFHVGDITYANGYISQWDQFTQQVEEITSRVPYMIASGNHERDWPNSGSYFNGTDSGGECGVLAETMYYTPTENRANYWYSTDYGMFRFCVADSEHDWREGTEQYKFIENCLATVDRKKQPWLIFIAHRVLGYSSGFFYGRDGSFAEPMSRQSLQKLWQKYRVDLAFYGHVHNYERTCPVYEEQCMSSEKSHYSGTMNGTIHVVVGGGGSHLSNFTIQVPAWSVYREMDYGFVKLTAFNYSSLLYEYKRSSDGKVYDSFTMHREYRDVLACVKDSCPPTLKAT, encoded by the exons GGCGAAGGTACTGCCTGGGTGAACGTTGATTTTGTTATTCCCCATCCAAGTGATGATGATTGGATTGGCGTATTTTCTCCTTCAAACTTCAA CGCATCCACATGCCCTGGTTCTCACGGATCTGGCCCAGGTCCTGTGATATGTTCAGCACCAATAAAG TATCAGTTTACAAATTATTCATCAGATTATGGCAAGTCCGGGAAAGGGGCACTGAAGTTTCAGCTGATCAACCAGCGGCAAGacttttcatttgcattgttcACTGGTGGACTCTCGAAT CCGAAACTTATTGCAGTATCAAATGCTATTGCTTTTGCAAACCCAAAGGCTCCAGTTTATCCACGCCTAGCGCAAGGAAAATCCTGGAACGAG ATGACTGTAACATGGACAAGTGGCTATGATATCAATGAGGCATATCCCTTTGTCGAATGGGGAATAAAATGGAGCCCCCCGGTACGCACTGCAGCTGGCACTGTCACTTTTGATCGTGATAGCATCTGCG GTTGGAGAGATCCTGGTTTCATACACACAGCTTTCCTAACAGACTTGTGGCCAAATAAAGA GTACTACTACAAAATTGGGCATATGCTGCCAGATGGAAGTGTTGTTTGGGGCAAATTATCTTCCTTCAAAGCACCTCCTTATCCTGGTCAGAAGTCACTGCAGCGTGTTGTTATTTTCGGAGATATGGGAAAG GCTGAGAGGGATGGAAGCAACGAATACGCCAACTACCAGCCTGGGTCACTTAACACTACTGATACACTAATCAAGGACCTTGACAACATAGACATAGTGTTCCACGTTGGCGACATTACCTACGCCAATGGGTACATTTCACAATGGGATCAATTCACACAACAAGTGGAAGAGATCACTTCACGAGTCCCTTACATGATTGCGAG TGGGAATCATGAACGAGATTGGCCCAACAGTGGTTCATACTTCAATGGAACAGACTCTGGAGGGGAGTGTGGTGTGTTAGCTGAGACCATGTACTATACGCCTACAGAAAACAGAGCAAACTACTG GTACTCCACAGATTATGGCATGTTTCGGTTCTGCGTTGCGGACAGCGAGCACGACTGGCGGGAAGGCACGGAGCAGTACAAGTTCATCGAGAACTGCCTCGCCACGGTCGACCGGAAGAAACAGCCGTGGCTGATATTCATCGCTCATCGCGTCCTCGGCTACTCGTCCGGTTTCTTCTACGGCAGAGACGGATCGTTCGCTGAGCCAATGTCCCGGCAAAGCCTCCAGAAGCTCTGGCAGAAGTATAGGGTGGACTTGGCGTTCTACGGCCATGTCCACAACTACGAGAGGACATGCCCTGTCTATGAG GAACAATGCATGAGCTCAGAGAAGTCCCACTACTCGGGCACCATGAACGGCACCATCCACGTAGTCGTTGGGGGCGGCGGCAGCCACCTGAGCAACTTCACCATCCAGGTCCCGGCGTGGAGCGTCTACAGGGAGATGGACTACGGCTTTGTCAAGCTCACGGCATTCAACTACTCGTCCCTCCTCTACGAATACAAACGGTCCAGCGACGGCAAGGTGTACGATAGCTTCACTATGCACAGAGAGTACAGGGACGTGTTAGCGTGCGTCAAGGACAGCTGTCCTCCGACTTTAAAAGCGACATGA